One genomic segment of Hevea brasiliensis isolate MT/VB/25A 57/8 chromosome 3, ASM3005281v1, whole genome shotgun sequence includes these proteins:
- the LOC131178325 gene encoding uncharacterized protein LOC131178325: MVKFALKITAKLENATDLQPAGGADNGLPYLFKLQCTTCQAVSDKHICLSTSDPSSTTYKCKGCNAQGSASLVIGYGQPVTKSGQYATLMHINCDGFEPEDFIFSGDWACRSVVDGKYHEFQFTDGKFKKEEDQIEMIISNLEAAFVVDRT; the protein is encoded by the exons ATGGtcaaatttgcattaaaaatCACAGCAAAGCTTGAAAATGCAACTGATTTACAACCTGCTGGTGGTGCTGATAATGGACTACCATACCTTTTTAAG TTACAGTGTACAACGTGTCAAGCAGTAAGTGATAAACATATTTGTTTAAGCACTTCTGATCCATCGTCAACTACATATAAG TGTAAAGGATGCAATGCACAGGGGTCGGCATCCTTAGTTATCGGCTACGGCCAACCTGTCACTAAGAGCGGACAATATGCAACCCTCATGCACATCAACTGCGATGGTTTTGAACCCGAGGATTTTATTTTTAGCGGAGACTGGGCATGTCGATCA GTCGTCGATGGAAAGTATCATGAATTTCAATTTACTGATGGAAAATTCAAAAAGGAGGAAGACCAGATAGAAATGATTATTTCTAATTTAGAAGCCGCCTTTGTGGTTGATCGGACATAA
- the LOC131178326 gene encoding uncharacterized protein LOC131178326, with translation MVKFALKITAKLENATDLQPAGGADNGLPYLFKLQCTTCQAVSDKHICLSTSDPSLTTYKCKGCNAQGSASLVIGYGQPVTKSGQYATLMHINCDGFEPEDFIFSGDWACRSVVDGKYHEFQFTDGKFKKEEDQIEMIISNLEATFVVDRT, from the exons ATGGtcaaatttgcattaaaaatCACAGCAAAGCTTGAAAATGCAACTGATTTACAACCTGCTGGTGGTGCTGATAATGGACTACCATACCTTTTTAAG TTACAGTGTACAACGTGTCAAGCAGTAAGTGATAAACATATTTGTTTAAGCACTTCTGATCCATCGTTAACTACATATAAG TGTAAAGGATGCAATGCACAGGGGTCGGCATCCTTAGTTATCGGCTACGGCCAACCTGTCACTAAGAGCGGACAATATGCAACCCTCATGCACATCAACTGCGATGGTTTTGAACCCGAGGATTTTATTTTTAGCGGAGACTGGGCATGTCGATCA GTCGTCGATGGAAAGTATCATGAATTTCAATTTACTGATGGAAAATTCAAAAAGGAGGAAGACCAGATAGAAATGATTATTTCTAATTTAGAAGCCACCTTTGTGGTTGATCGGACATAA